The following proteins are encoded in a genomic region of Sebastes fasciatus isolate fSebFas1 chromosome 12, fSebFas1.pri, whole genome shotgun sequence:
- the sec61b gene encoding protein transport protein Sec61 subunit beta codes for MPGPAASATNVGASSRSPSKTVAPRAAGSTVRQRKATSSGTRSGGRTTGSAGTGGMWRFYTEDSPGLKVGPVPVLVMSLLFIASVFMLHIWGKYTRS; via the exons ATG CCTGGACCAGCAGCAAGTGCAACCAATGTTGGGGCGTCTAGCCGTTCCCCCAGTAAGACAGTGGCTCCCCGCGCAGCCGGCTCCACAGTCAGAcagag GAAAGCTACCAGCAGCGGTACACGCAGCGGTGGCAGGACCACAGGATCGGCAGGCACCGGCGGCATGTGGCGCTTCTACACAGAAGACTCGCCAGGCCTCAAAGT CGGCCCGGTGCCAGTGCTGGTGATGAGTCTGCTCTTCATTGCTTCGGTCTTCATGCTGCACATCTGGGGGAAGTACACCCGCTCTTAA